The Brevibacillus choshinensis genome includes the window GACTCTTTCGGGTAATTGGCAGCGCTTTCTTCGTTTGTCATAATGAAGCGAAAGAAACAAGCTAATGATAGTAAGGGAGGCGTTTATTAGTGGATTTGTCCCAATATTCAGTTTACGATGGAATTGGTTTGGCTGAGCTGGTCAGGCAAAAGGAAGTCACTCCAAAGGAACTGAAAAATGCCGCATTGGAAGGAATCGCAAAGGTAAATCCACAGCTGAATGCGATCGTTAGTGTCTTATCCGAAAAATCGGATGAGCAAATCGATGCGGGCCTTCCGGATGGGCCGTTCCGTGGTGTTCCCTTCCTCATTAAGGAGATCGTACTGCATGCAGCTGGTGTACCATTCAGCATGGGCAGCCGATTGGCAAAAGGGGCCGTCTTTCCGTACGACACCGAATTGATGGCACGGTTCCGCAAGGCTGGTCTAGTCACAGTTGGCACGACGACCACACCGGAATTCGCATACAACGCCACGACCGAATCCGTTCTGCACGGACCGACCCATAACCCGTGGAATCTGAGGCACAGTTCAGGCGGGTCAAGCGGAGGATCGGGAGCTGCTGTCGCAGCGGGGGTCGTCCCGTTTGCCCATGCGAATGATGGGGGAGGTTCCATCCGCATCCCGGCTTCCTGCAACGGACTGGTCGGGTTGAAGCCAACTCGTGGACGTGTGCCGACGGGTCCTGACTACAGCGAGCCGTTAAATGGTCTCGGTATTGAATTTGCTTTAACGCGCACGGTCCGTGATGCTGCTGCGCTGCTCGATGCAGTAGCGGGACCGGATACTGGCTGCTACGCATGGGCCCAACCGCCGAAAAGGCCGTTTTTCGATGAGATTTCCCACCCGCCTCGCCGGTTGCGTATCGCGTGGACATCAAAGCCGCCTTCTGGAGTTGCTGTAGATCAGGAGTGTCTGGATAGCTTGCATGCAACTGTCCGGCTTTGCGAGGAGGTCGGGCATGAACTGGTCGAAGCTTCGCCGGTCATCGACAGTGAACAGCATATGCTTGCAACCCTCCGCATCTGGGCAGCCAACGTCACATCCTGGATCGATGGAATCGCCCAAGCGACGGGGCAAACACCATCAGAAGCTAATGTGGAAGCAGCGAATCTGTCCACCTATCGGTACGGACGGAACATAACCGCTACGGAGCTGCTGGATGCCCTCGCCATTCAGAATATCGTTTCCCGAGCGGTTGGCAGCTTTTTTACGGAGTACGACGTTCTTTTGTCCCCGACGACGGCAAGGCCGCCTCTGCCTTTGGGAGAGCTGAATGCAAACGCCAGCGGGCTTGGCGCCAAAGAATGGACAGAGCAGATTTTCACCTATGCGCCCTTTACGAATTTGTTCAATACGACGGGCCAGCCTGCCATTTCATTGCCGCTTGGCTGGAGCAGAGACGGACTTCCGATCGGCATGCAATTTGCCGGGCGCTATGCCGATGAGGCGACGCTTTTGCAGTTGGCTTCCCAGCTGGAGCATGCCTGCCCGTGGAAGGAACGGCGTCCTGCTTTTCACGTCGCGGCTGAGCGATTGCCCATTTTATAGAAAAGTCAGCGGTTTGATAGAGTAAAGGGAAGAGAGAAGAGAGCGAACCTTCGTGTCTCGCTCTCTCTTTTATGTGGGAGAGAACCGGCATATCGAGCGAAGTCGAGGGCCCGGGTGGACATCATGAATGGCAACCAGGTATTGGTGAGACCTAAACAGTCTCGCCTTTTGATTTTTCTTAATAAAGTTCGATTCGATCCATAAATGACGCGACTTTTAGTGTCACATGTATAATGCACTCGATTTTAAATGTTTTAGACCTTTTATGGTAGTAGATTTGTATCACTGAGCTATTGCTCATAGTTACACTGGTATGATACAAATTTGTGGACTTATTAAAAAGGCGCTCTCAAATTTGTGTCATTAAGGATTAGAGATATGATATAATGAAGCCAGAATATTACATTATATGGAAACTACTTCATAGTTGGCGATGAAAGAAGAAATGAAAAAATAGCAGCACTAAAAGCATTGGTAATACTATTCTATTCGCTTGGTAAAGGTTCATATAACATGCTTGGCAAGATATTTGGCCGTAGTTGTTCATTGATATACCGGTGGGTAAAGGAGGCAGGTTTGGCGACGGATGAACCCTGTATTGATGGAGAAATAAAAGAAAATTAGAATAATTCCAAGGGAGAAGAGTGATGATTGATATTTTAAAGCTTTTTGCGGCCTTAGCTTTGGGCTACCTTTTAGGCAGCCTTAATACAGCGGTGATTGTAGGGAAAATATACGGCAAGGACATAAGAAGCCATGGAAGCAAAAGCGCCGGGCTTACCAATACTCTGAGGGTACTTGGGAAATCTGCTGCGGTGCTTGTTCTTGCGGGTGATATATTAAAAGGGATAATTGCCTGTTTTATAGGCTTGTTCCTTGGCGTTTACTTTTATTCGGGAGAGGCTAAAGATTGCGTAAGCCTTTTAGCGGCAGGCGCAGGAGCGGTTATAGGGCATAACTGGCCGGTATATTTTGGGTTTAAAGGGGGCAAGGGAGCACTTACAGCAGTGGCTGTGCTGTTTATGGTTGACTGGGTTATGGCTCTTTTATGCCTTGGCTTTTTTGTGATAATAGTAGCTTTAACCCGTTATGTTTCTTTAGGCACAATATGTGCTACAATGCTTTTTGCGGCTATTTCATTTATTCCTGTTTTTGGGAATACCTTATATTTTTATATATTTGCGTGCCTAATGGCGTTTATGGTTATTTTCAGGCATATGGAAAATATACAAAAGCTGCTTTCAGGAACAGAAAATAAACTTATTTTTTGATTTTCTCGCGGCGTTGAGCAGGTCGTCAAAATATAAAAATTTGGAATTAGTTAACCGTTTAAAACAGGAGGCCACACGAAAACAAACAAAGCCATATGCTCTCTGACAAAGAACTTCGCAGCCTTCAGAAGGTTCTTCTGGAAATGCTTTTGGAAATTGACCGGGTTTGCAAAAAAAAAACGGCATAAGCTATTGTCTTTTAATGGGCACTATGCTTGGTGCTGTGCGCCATGGTGGTT containing:
- a CDS encoding amidase — protein: MDLSQYSVYDGIGLAELVRQKEVTPKELKNAALEGIAKVNPQLNAIVSVLSEKSDEQIDAGLPDGPFRGVPFLIKEIVLHAAGVPFSMGSRLAKGAVFPYDTELMARFRKAGLVTVGTTTTPEFAYNATTESVLHGPTHNPWNLRHSSGGSSGGSGAAVAAGVVPFAHANDGGGSIRIPASCNGLVGLKPTRGRVPTGPDYSEPLNGLGIEFALTRTVRDAAALLDAVAGPDTGCYAWAQPPKRPFFDEISHPPRRLRIAWTSKPPSGVAVDQECLDSLHATVRLCEEVGHELVEASPVIDSEQHMLATLRIWAANVTSWIDGIAQATGQTPSEANVEAANLSTYRYGRNITATELLDALAIQNIVSRAVGSFFTEYDVLLSPTTARPPLPLGELNANASGLGAKEWTEQIFTYAPFTNLFNTTGQPAISLPLGWSRDGLPIGMQFAGRYADEATLLQLASQLEHACPWKERRPAFHVAAERLPIL
- the plsY gene encoding glycerol-3-phosphate 1-O-acyltransferase PlsY is translated as MIDILKLFAALALGYLLGSLNTAVIVGKIYGKDIRSHGSKSAGLTNTLRVLGKSAAVLVLAGDILKGIIACFIGLFLGVYFYSGEAKDCVSLLAAGAGAVIGHNWPVYFGFKGGKGALTAVAVLFMVDWVMALLCLGFFVIIVALTRYVSLGTICATMLFAAISFIPVFGNTLYFYIFACLMAFMVIFRHMENIQKLLSGTENKLIF